The following coding sequences are from one Panicum hallii strain FIL2 chromosome 5, PHallii_v3.1, whole genome shotgun sequence window:
- the LOC112893377 gene encoding putative disease resistance RPP13-like protein 3 isoform X1, whose amino-acid sequence MEAAVVSSTEGVLQILLGKLGAVLGEKYVLLSGVGREIQELKEDLEIMNACLRDLAAGTEYHHSSEQTTTWMKQVREVAYDAEDCIDIFWYHNGHRHCSQNPILGWLHKIIHPLKTLRAMHNLSIEIRDLKARALKVSERRLRYRVEAAFGGVSDAYTAVRSSPDYNHLERQLPALNIDECRLVGVTEKTESVIRLLEDGNLAHLKVVPIVGFGGLGKTTLAVTVYKSPTMKGIQTRAFLAVSQRYDLRILLESLLRQLIRISLRDPSCSREETLKDPLRGIETWHISEIIGRCRAHLEDKRYFIVLDDLWSPEDWENLKVAFPDNDKQSRILITTRNRNVAESCCADSHDLIYNMEPLPFEESKKLFYKKVFKLDKCPPLYQDLEVISDGILKKCSGLPLAILSIGGMLARTKNKTRAEWEKVCDRLGSGLEISATIGGMRRILSLGYHDLPYNVKACFLYLSVFPEDYEIKRGPLVRRWAAEGFISGMHKANLEEVAAKYLDEFVSRSIVTPTRVASTGLVRSCKVHDMMLEVITSKSIQENFISFVGKQQYSTTGHDKIRRLSIQTDGTGSGREQENHNTNFSHVRSLLILRCSKKPLPIIFTHFKLLRVLDLEGCWWLSNEDLKEICKMSLLRYLCLRRTNVSQLPKLVGRLKQLVTLDVRETSIRELPESATQLGSLKHLLGGRYRHYTRISRVKHFEPHEALMIPHGLKNMKSIQKIASVDIASSSRAMQELGALSQLTKLCAINSEYGEEKWKPFAASLNMLCKSLRHLSIMHWRRMDMGLEIFLALKSPPIFLEELYLWGRVSVLPPWILSLNYLIELSLRENFFDGQLLRQLGKLPSLVSLKLYHESFVGTKLCFEQNLFPRLKQLIVDNAPNLDELRFDGGAPNLERLTLAFEREPAKGIFGIENLPKLKEVEFFGEVIVDSLVEGMITEAKIHPNRPRVYREN is encoded by the exons ATGGAGGCTGCCGTGGTGAGCTCCACCGAGGGCGTCCTGCAGATCCTCCTGGGCAAGCTCGGCGCCGTCCTCGGCGAGAAGTACGTGCTGCTCAGCGGCGTCGGCCGGGAGATCCAGGAGCTCAAGGAGGACCTCGAGATTATGAACGCCTGCCtccgcgacctcgccgccggcaccgAATACCACCACAGCAGCGAGCAG ACAACGACATGGATGAAACAAGTCAGGGAGGTGGCTTATGATGCGGAGGACTGTATTGACATCTTCTGGTATCACAACGGCCACCGACATTGTAGCCAAAATCCCATTTTGGGTTGGCTACACAAGATAATTCACCCCCTGAAGACACTGAGAGCTATGCACAACCTATCCATCGAGATCCGAGACCTCAAAGCCCGTGCGCTGAAAGTGAGCGAGCGGAGGCTGAGGTACAGGGTGGAAGCAGCATTTGGAGGTGTAAGTGATGCATACACAGCTGTCCGTTCTTCTCCTGACTATAATCATCTTGAGCGCCAGTTGCCTGCGCTCAACATCGACGAATGCCGACTCGTGGGGGTGACCGAGAAGACCGAATCAGTCATCAGGTTGCTGGAGGATGGTAACTTGGCTCATCTCAAAGTTGTCCCCATTGTTGGTTTTGGTGGCCTGGGCAAGACAACTCTTGCGGTGACTGTTTACAAGAGCCCAACAATGAAGGGGATCCAGACTCGGGCTTTCCTAGCTGTGTCCCAGCGTTATGATCTTCGCATACTACTAGAATCTTTATTGAGGCAGCTCATTCGAATATCCTTGAGAGATCCAAGCTGCTCTAGGGAAGAAACACTTAAGGATCCCCTTAGAGGCATCGAGACCTGGCACATATCTGAAATCATTGGAAGATGCAGAGCCCATTTGGAGGACAAAAG GTACTTCATTGTTCTGGATGATCTGTGGAGTCCGGAGGACTGGGAGAACTTGAAGGTGGCTTTTCCTGATAATGACAAGCAAAGCAGAATACTAATTACTACACGGAATCGCAACGTTGCTGAAAGTTGCTGCGCTGATTCCCATGATCTTATTTACAACATGGAGCCTCTACCCTTTGAAGAATCTAAAAAGCTATTTTATAAGAAAGTGTTTAAGTTGGATAAATGTCCTCCACTATATCAGGATTTGGAGGTAATCTCTGACGGCATACTGAAAAAATGCAGTGGTTTGCCTCTGGCCATACTTAGCATTGGAGGAATGCTAGCTCGAACGAAAAATAAGACAAGGGCAGAATGGGAAAAGGTGTGTGATAGATTGGGTTCTGGGTTAGAAATAAGCGCCACAATAGGAGGAATGAGAAGGATACTCTCTCTTGGCTACCATGATTTGCCCTACAATGTGAAGGCTTGCTTCTTGTATCTTAGTGTTTTCCCTGAGGACTATGAGATCAAGAGAGGACCCCTGGTTAGACGATGGGCAGCTGAAGGTTTCATCAGCGGAATGCACAAAGCAAATTTGGAGGAGGTTGCAGCGAAGTATCTTGATGAATTCGTGAGTAGAAGCATTGTTACACCAACCCGCGTTGCTAGTACTGGTTTGGTCAGGAGCTGTAAGGTTCATGACATGATGCTGGAAGTTATCACCTCCAAATctatccaagaaaacttcatcTCGTTCGTGGGGAAGCAACAGTACAGCACAACAGGGCATGACAAGATCCGACGACTTTCAATCCAGACTGATGGTACTGGCAGTGGTAGAGAGCAAGAGAACCACAACACAAACTTTTCCCATGTCCGTTCTCTGTTAATTCTGCGCTGCAGCAAGAAGCCACTGCCCATCATCTTTACCCACTTCAAACTGCTGAGGGTACTAGACCTCGAAGGTTGCTGGTGGCTGAGTAATGAAGACTTGAAGGAGATCTGTAAGATGTCTCTCCTGAGGTACCTTTGCCTTAGAAGAACAAATGTTTCGCAGCTGCCAAAGCTAGTAGGGAGACTGAAACAACTGGTGACTCTGGATGTGAGGGAGACTTCCATTAGGGAATTACCTGAAAGCGCTACTCAGCTGGGAAGTCTGAAGCATCTACTTGGCGGCAGGTATAGACACTATACCAGGATCAGTCGAGTCAAACATTTTGAGCCACATGAGGCCTTGATGATACCACATGGCTTGAAGAACATGAAATCCATTCAGAAGATTGCCAGTGTAGACATTGCATCCAGCTCCCGTGCAATGCAGGAGTTGGGTGCGCTGTCCCAGTTAACCAAGCTTTGTGCTATAAACTCTGAGTATGGAGAAGAAAAATGGAAGCCTTTTGCTGCCTCGTTGAACATGCTGTGCAAGTCCCTTCGGCACCTGTCTATCATGCACTGGCGCAGGATGGATATGGGACTTGAAATCTTTCTGGCTCTAAAATCGCCACCCATCTTCCTTGAAGAGCTCTACTTGTGGGGCAGGGTAAGTGTCCTGCCTCCATGGATTTTATCCCTCAACTACTTAATTGAACTATCGCTCCGGGAGAATTTTTTTGATGGGCAATTGTTGAGGCAACTAGGGAAGCTTCCAAGTCTTGTATCTCTCAAGCTTTACCATGAATCATTCGTGGGAACAAAGCTTTGCTTCGAACAAAATCTATTCCCCAGGCTGAAGCAGCTGATTGTAGACAACGCGCCAAACCTTGATGAACTCAGATTTGACGGAGGTGCCCCTAATCTGGAGAGGCTCACGCTGGCTTTTGAAAGAGAGCCTGCAAAAGGTATTTTCGGCATTGAGAACCTTCCAAAGCTCAAGGAGGTTGAGTTCTTCGGTGAAGTTATTGTTGATTCCCTAGTGGAGGGAATGATAACCGAGGCCAAGATACATCCAAATAGACCAAGAGTTTATAGAGAAAATTGA
- the LOC112893377 gene encoding disease resistance protein RPM1-like isoform X2 produces MKQVREVAYDAEDCIDIFWYHNGHRHCSQNPILGWLHKIIHPLKTLRAMHNLSIEIRDLKARALKVSERRLRYRVEAAFGGVSDAYTAVRSSPDYNHLERQLPALNIDECRLVGVTEKTESVIRLLEDGNLAHLKVVPIVGFGGLGKTTLAVTVYKSPTMKGIQTRAFLAVSQRYDLRILLESLLRQLIRISLRDPSCSREETLKDPLRGIETWHISEIIGRCRAHLEDKRYFIVLDDLWSPEDWENLKVAFPDNDKQSRILITTRNRNVAESCCADSHDLIYNMEPLPFEESKKLFYKKVFKLDKCPPLYQDLEVISDGILKKCSGLPLAILSIGGMLARTKNKTRAEWEKVCDRLGSGLEISATIGGMRRILSLGYHDLPYNVKACFLYLSVFPEDYEIKRGPLVRRWAAEGFISGMHKANLEEVAAKYLDEFVSRSIVTPTRVASTGLVRSCKVHDMMLEVITSKSIQENFISFVGKQQYSTTGHDKIRRLSIQTDGTGSGREQENHNTNFSHVRSLLILRCSKKPLPIIFTHFKLLRVLDLEGCWWLSNEDLKEICKMSLLRYLCLRRTNVSQLPKLVGRLKQLVTLDVRETSIRELPESATQLGSLKHLLGGRYRHYTRISRVKHFEPHEALMIPHGLKNMKSIQKIASVDIASSSRAMQELGALSQLTKLCAINSEYGEEKWKPFAASLNMLCKSLRHLSIMHWRRMDMGLEIFLALKSPPIFLEELYLWGRVSVLPPWILSLNYLIELSLRENFFDGQLLRQLGKLPSLVSLKLYHESFVGTKLCFEQNLFPRLKQLIVDNAPNLDELRFDGGAPNLERLTLAFEREPAKGIFGIENLPKLKEVEFFGEVIVDSLVEGMITEAKIHPNRPRVYREN; encoded by the exons ATGAAACAAGTCAGGGAGGTGGCTTATGATGCGGAGGACTGTATTGACATCTTCTGGTATCACAACGGCCACCGACATTGTAGCCAAAATCCCATTTTGGGTTGGCTACACAAGATAATTCACCCCCTGAAGACACTGAGAGCTATGCACAACCTATCCATCGAGATCCGAGACCTCAAAGCCCGTGCGCTGAAAGTGAGCGAGCGGAGGCTGAGGTACAGGGTGGAAGCAGCATTTGGAGGTGTAAGTGATGCATACACAGCTGTCCGTTCTTCTCCTGACTATAATCATCTTGAGCGCCAGTTGCCTGCGCTCAACATCGACGAATGCCGACTCGTGGGGGTGACCGAGAAGACCGAATCAGTCATCAGGTTGCTGGAGGATGGTAACTTGGCTCATCTCAAAGTTGTCCCCATTGTTGGTTTTGGTGGCCTGGGCAAGACAACTCTTGCGGTGACTGTTTACAAGAGCCCAACAATGAAGGGGATCCAGACTCGGGCTTTCCTAGCTGTGTCCCAGCGTTATGATCTTCGCATACTACTAGAATCTTTATTGAGGCAGCTCATTCGAATATCCTTGAGAGATCCAAGCTGCTCTAGGGAAGAAACACTTAAGGATCCCCTTAGAGGCATCGAGACCTGGCACATATCTGAAATCATTGGAAGATGCAGAGCCCATTTGGAGGACAAAAG GTACTTCATTGTTCTGGATGATCTGTGGAGTCCGGAGGACTGGGAGAACTTGAAGGTGGCTTTTCCTGATAATGACAAGCAAAGCAGAATACTAATTACTACACGGAATCGCAACGTTGCTGAAAGTTGCTGCGCTGATTCCCATGATCTTATTTACAACATGGAGCCTCTACCCTTTGAAGAATCTAAAAAGCTATTTTATAAGAAAGTGTTTAAGTTGGATAAATGTCCTCCACTATATCAGGATTTGGAGGTAATCTCTGACGGCATACTGAAAAAATGCAGTGGTTTGCCTCTGGCCATACTTAGCATTGGAGGAATGCTAGCTCGAACGAAAAATAAGACAAGGGCAGAATGGGAAAAGGTGTGTGATAGATTGGGTTCTGGGTTAGAAATAAGCGCCACAATAGGAGGAATGAGAAGGATACTCTCTCTTGGCTACCATGATTTGCCCTACAATGTGAAGGCTTGCTTCTTGTATCTTAGTGTTTTCCCTGAGGACTATGAGATCAAGAGAGGACCCCTGGTTAGACGATGGGCAGCTGAAGGTTTCATCAGCGGAATGCACAAAGCAAATTTGGAGGAGGTTGCAGCGAAGTATCTTGATGAATTCGTGAGTAGAAGCATTGTTACACCAACCCGCGTTGCTAGTACTGGTTTGGTCAGGAGCTGTAAGGTTCATGACATGATGCTGGAAGTTATCACCTCCAAATctatccaagaaaacttcatcTCGTTCGTGGGGAAGCAACAGTACAGCACAACAGGGCATGACAAGATCCGACGACTTTCAATCCAGACTGATGGTACTGGCAGTGGTAGAGAGCAAGAGAACCACAACACAAACTTTTCCCATGTCCGTTCTCTGTTAATTCTGCGCTGCAGCAAGAAGCCACTGCCCATCATCTTTACCCACTTCAAACTGCTGAGGGTACTAGACCTCGAAGGTTGCTGGTGGCTGAGTAATGAAGACTTGAAGGAGATCTGTAAGATGTCTCTCCTGAGGTACCTTTGCCTTAGAAGAACAAATGTTTCGCAGCTGCCAAAGCTAGTAGGGAGACTGAAACAACTGGTGACTCTGGATGTGAGGGAGACTTCCATTAGGGAATTACCTGAAAGCGCTACTCAGCTGGGAAGTCTGAAGCATCTACTTGGCGGCAGGTATAGACACTATACCAGGATCAGTCGAGTCAAACATTTTGAGCCACATGAGGCCTTGATGATACCACATGGCTTGAAGAACATGAAATCCATTCAGAAGATTGCCAGTGTAGACATTGCATCCAGCTCCCGTGCAATGCAGGAGTTGGGTGCGCTGTCCCAGTTAACCAAGCTTTGTGCTATAAACTCTGAGTATGGAGAAGAAAAATGGAAGCCTTTTGCTGCCTCGTTGAACATGCTGTGCAAGTCCCTTCGGCACCTGTCTATCATGCACTGGCGCAGGATGGATATGGGACTTGAAATCTTTCTGGCTCTAAAATCGCCACCCATCTTCCTTGAAGAGCTCTACTTGTGGGGCAGGGTAAGTGTCCTGCCTCCATGGATTTTATCCCTCAACTACTTAATTGAACTATCGCTCCGGGAGAATTTTTTTGATGGGCAATTGTTGAGGCAACTAGGGAAGCTTCCAAGTCTTGTATCTCTCAAGCTTTACCATGAATCATTCGTGGGAACAAAGCTTTGCTTCGAACAAAATCTATTCCCCAGGCTGAAGCAGCTGATTGTAGACAACGCGCCAAACCTTGATGAACTCAGATTTGACGGAGGTGCCCCTAATCTGGAGAGGCTCACGCTGGCTTTTGAAAGAGAGCCTGCAAAAGGTATTTTCGGCATTGAGAACCTTCCAAAGCTCAAGGAGGTTGAGTTCTTCGGTGAAGTTATTGTTGATTCCCTAGTGGAGGGAATGATAACCGAGGCCAAGATACATCCAAATAGACCAAGAGTTTATAGAGAAAATTGA
- the LOC112893378 gene encoding actin-related protein 6: MTGGSGVVVIDNGGGLLKAGFGGDKDPIAVVPNCMAKPPGGNTKKWLVADQLQADDVDVTGMTLKRPIDRGYLINTEVQREVWERVVRNLLQVDPSNSSLLLVEPMFNPPALQHAADELVFEEFGFNSLCVADAPSLVHLYEASHQPTRFCAQCSLVVDCGFSFTHASPVLQNFILNYGVRRMDLGGKALTNYLKELVSYRSLNVMDETLLIDDAKEKLCFVSMDVPGDLRRARLSFKDNPFRCSYILPDGITYKKGFVKDMDEALRYCSPPLDQESDRKDHSVETNKFEDRKKPELSQNEFALTNERFLVPEMLFHPIDLGINQAGLAECIVRAVQACHPYLQPVLFESIILTGGSTLFPRFTERLEKELRPLVPDDYQVKIIRQENPILGAWRGGSILASSPDFESMCVTKSEYEEMGSARCRRRFFH, from the exons ATGACAGGTGGATCAGGTGTGGTGGTGATAGACAATGGGGGTGGCCTTCTCAAGGCTGGCTTTGGCGGCGACAAGGATCCAATTGCTGTTGTCCCCAACTGCATGGCCAAACCCCCTGGTGGCAACACCAAGAAATGGCTTGTGGCTGACCAGCTGCAGGCGGATGATGTTGATGTGACTGGCATGACATTGAAGCGTCCCATTGATCGTGGTTACCTTATCAATACTGAGGTGCAGAGGGAGGTTTGGGAGCGGGTTGTACGCAACTTGCTGCAGGTGGATCCTAGCAACTCATCCTTGTTACTGGTGGAGCCCATGTTCAACCCTCCAGCTCTGCAGCATGCAGCTGATGAGCTGGTGTTTGAGGAATTTGGTTTCAACTCTCTCTGCGTTGCAGATGCTCCTTCCCTTGTCCACCTTTATGAGGCTAGCCACCAACCAACGCGCTTTTGTGCTCAATGCAGCCTTGTTGTTGACTGTGGCTTCTCTTTCACCCATGCATCCCCTGTGCTTCAGAACTTTATTCTGAATTATGGTGTGCGGCGTATGGACCTTGGCGGCAAGGCCCTTACAAACTATCTCAAAGAGCTTGTCTCATACCGCTCCCTTAATGTCATGGATGAAACACTCCTCATTGATGATGCAAAGGAAAAGCTATGCTTTGTCTCCATGGATGTCCCTGGTGATCTTCGCCGTGCCAG GTTATCATTTAAAGACAACCCTTTTAGATGTTCTTACATTCTCCCTGATGGTATAACATACAAGAAAGGATTTGTCAAGGATATGGATGAAGCACTTAGATACTGCTCTCCACCACTTGATCAAGAATCAGATAGAAAAGACCACAGCGTGGAGACAAATAAGTTCGAAGATCGGAAAAAGCCAGAACTAAGTCAAAAT GAATTTGCCTTGACAAATGAAAGGTTCCTTGTGCCGGAGATGCTTTTTCATCCAATCGACCTTG GTATAAATCAAGCTGGGCTTGCTGAGTGCATAGTTCGCGCTGTACAAGCCTGCCACCCATACCTTCAACCTGTGCTTTTTGAGAG CATCATCCTGACAGGTGGAAGCACATTGTTCCCCAGATTCACTGAAAGACT GGAGAAGGAACTTCGGCCTCTTGTCCCTGATGACTACCAGGTGAAGATAATTCGTCAAGAGAA CCCAATCCTTGGAGCTTGGAGAGGTGGATCCATTTTGGCGTCCAGCCCCGATTTCGAATCGATGTGTGTCACGAAATCCGAGTACGAGGAGATGGGGTCGGCACGGTGTCGGCGAAGGTTTTTCCATTGA
- the LOC112892740 gene encoding disease resistance protein RPM1-like — MEHAAVSAAQSAMGMLLGKLGDLVARKYALLGGVRDEIQELKDELESMTACFRDVAGAGDDDRQKEQMRTWMKQVREIGYDAEDCIDIFLHHLSKHSGDNRGLARHVYKILNFLRTLKVRLKLATEIESLKSRAQKVSERRLRYKLDAVDIPDNMASSSSYVDIDRRLPALHGDESPLVGIAKNKQQVIDLLNKDDMQLRVISIVGIGGLGKTTLAMTVLNSGEETESQILSGQPNILIRAGQPSIQIRASVPVSKTYDLRALLEYTVRELHRRPIGKDEDPLIKGVGSWDIPKLIERSREHLADKRYLIIIDDVWRSTAWEQLRRAFPDNGKGSRIVVTTRSDEVARSCSSSNGDVYKMEALMEADSRTLLFKTVFGSEAIPSTYQHLLTSKLEEVCNAIFKKSGGLPLAIVSIGGMLAQRKNEPVDNWEKVIERIPSELQKDKVLDRMRRILSLSYNDLPYHMKACFLYLSVFPEDHEIRRGPLVRRWEAEGFISEVHSLRLEEIAKDYFDGFVSRSVVAPEQLTSSGEVRSFKVHDIMLDIITAKSTQENLMSTLGNHLQSTVGHDKIRRVSIQPGSRDNYFSRRGSLRHVRSLTIMGSTEKPKDITFSKLKLLRVLDLEGCRWPLSDKDWKEICNLSLLRYLSIRRTGNERLPSKIGKLKGLVTLDVRQTKVTQFPKSITQLQNLQHLLAGEYVYYTRTHSVKHLAYKKEVVKIPPGLSKMKALKRISYVDVKGKGLEALQEVARLSQLSRLCAMQTNPYASWGDFSNTLSDLNNSLRYLSVMQDEGNCNIPGQLHFLERVRSPPVFLHSLHLLGRLGSLPPWFPCLSKLASLSLRHNYLGPEMVDVLGRLPSLVSLKLYSGSYTGTELRFASHQFPVLKQLVIDNLPNLVKLGFESGAPGNLERLTLFLPRGSAASVLGIRNLLKLRSVELFGINDGHVVNTVMEEVNSHPNKHIRVTRDDQPPPPS, encoded by the exons ATGGAGCACGCCGCGGTCAGCGCCGCCCAAAGCGCCATGGGGATGCTCCTGGGGAAGCTCGGGGACTTGGTCGCCCGAAAGTACGCGCTGCTGGGGGGCGTGCGCGACGAGATCCAGGAGCTCAAGGACGAGCTCGAGAGTATGACCGCCTGCTTCCGCGACGTTGCCGGTGCTGGCGACGACGACAGGCAGAAGGAGCAG ATGAGGACTTGGATGAAACAAGTTAGGGAGATCGGTTATGATGCAGAGGACTGCATCGATATTTTCTTGCATCACCTGAGCAAGCACTCAGGAGACAACAGAGGACTAGCAAGGCACGTATACAAGATTCTCAACTTCTTAAGAACACTGAAAGTTCGACTCAAATTGGCCACTGAGATCGAGAGCCTCAAATCCCGTGCCCAGAAGGTGAGCGAGCGGAGGCTGAGGTACAAGCTGGATGCCGTGGACATTCCAGACAACATGGCCAGCTCATCCAGTTATGTCGACATAGATCGCCGGCTGCCTGCACTACACGGCGACGAGTCACCACTGGTTGGGATTGCCAAAAACAAACAACAAGTCATCGACTTATTAAATAAAGATGACATGCAACTTCGGGTAATTTCAATTGTTGGGATTGGTGGCCTAGGTAAGACCACCCTTGCGATGACTGTTTTAAACAGTGGAGAAGAGACCGAAAGTCAAATCCTCTCTGGACAGCCCAACATTTTAATCCGTGCTGGGCAGCCTAGCATTCAAATTCGCGCTTCTGTGCCTGTGTCTAAGACCTATGATCTCCGGGCACTTCTGGAGTACACTGTAAGGGAGCTTCACCGAAGACCCATTGGGAAAGATGAAGATCCCCTCATTAAAGGCGTTGGATCCTGGGACATACCAAAGCTAATCGAAAGGTCTCGAGAACACTTGGCAGATAAAAG GTACTTGATCATTATTGACGATGTGTGGCGCTCTACAGCATGGGAACAGTTGAGGAGAGCTTTCCCTGATAATGGAAAAGGAAGCAGAATAGTAGTTACTACACGTAGTGATGAGGTCGCAAGAAGTTGTTCATCATCCAATGGTGATGTATATAAAATGGAGGCATTAATGGAAGCTGATTCCAGGACGTTGTTATTCAAGACAGTGTTCGGGTCAGAGGCAATCCCATCCACGTATCAGCATTTGCTGACCTCCAAACTGGAGGAAGTTTGCAATGCCATCTTTAAGAAAAGTGGTGGTTTGCCCCTAGCCATAGTAAGCATAGGAGGAATGCTAGCTCAAAGGAAAAATGAGCCAGTGGATAATTGGGAAAAAGTAATTGAAAGAATACCTTCTGAATTGCAAAAGGACAAAGTGCTAGACAGAATGAGAAGGATTCTCTCCCTTAGCTACAATGATTTGCCGTACCACATGAAAGCTTGCTTCTTATACCTAAGTGTTTTCCCAGAGGATCATGAAATCAGAAGAGGTCCATTGGTCAGAAGATGGGAAGCAGAAGGATTCATTAGTGAGGTACACAGTTTGAGATTGGAAGAGATTGCTAAGGATTATTTCGATGGATTTGTCAGTAGAAGCGTTGTGGCTCCTGAACAGCTCACTAGCAGCGGCGAGGTCAGGAGTTTCAAGGTGCATGACATAATGCTAGATATCATCACCGCCAAATCTACCCAAGAGAACCTCATGTCAACCCTTGGGAATCACCTGCAGAGCACAGTAGGGCATGACAAGATTCGGCGGGTTTCCATTCAGCCAGGCAGCAGGGACAATTATTTCTCGAGAAGGGGAAGCTTACGCCATGTCCGTTCGTTGACAATTATGGGCAGCACAGAGAAACCAAAGGACATCACTTTCAGCAAGTTGAAACTTTTGAGGGTGTTAGATCTTGAAGGGTGCCGCTGGCCATTAAGTGATAAAGATTGGAAGGAGATCTGCAATCTGTCTCTACTGAGGTATCTAAGCATTAGAAGGACAGGTAACGAGCGACTACCGAGCAAGATAGGGAAACTTAAAGGATTGGTGACACTGGATGTGAGGCAAACTAAAGTAACACAATTTCCCAAGAGCATCACACAGCTTCAGAATCTACAGCATCTGCTGGCAGGTGAATATGTCTATTACACAAGGACGCACAGTGTGAAGCATTTGGCATACAAGAAGGAAGTTGTGAAGATACCACCTGGCTTGAGTAAAATGAAAGCCCTCAAGAGGATTTCTTATGTAGATGTCAAAGGAAAGGGCCTTGAGGCACTGCAAGAAGTGGCAAGGCTGTCCCAGTTAAGCAGGCTGTGTGCAATGCAGACCAATCCATATGCAAGTTGGGGAGACTTTAGCAATACCTTGAGCGATTTGAACAACTCTCTTCGCTATCTGTCAGTTATGCAAGATGAAGGCAACTGTAACATACCAGGGCAGCTCCACTTCTTGGAGCGTGTAAGGTCACCCCCCGTGTTCCTTCATAGCCTGCACTTGTTAGGGAGGCTGGGTTCTTTACCTCCATGGTTTCCATGCCTCAGCAAGTTAGCCAGCCTATCACTCCGACACAACTACTTAGGACCAGAGATGGTAGATGTGCTAGGGAGGCTTCCGAGCCTTGTCTCTCTCAAGTTATACAGTGGGTCATACACGGGGACTGAATTAAGATTTGCAAGTCATCAGTTCCCCGTGCTGAAACAACTTGTTATAGACAACCTACCAAATCTCGTTAAGCTTGGCTTCGAGAGTGGGGCACCTGGGAATCTGGAGAGACTCACCCTGTTCCTCCCAAGGGGCTCTGCTGCAAGCGTTCTTGGAATTCGGAACCTCCTAAAGCTAAGGTCAGTGGAGCTATTTGGCATTAATGATGGTCATGTGGTGAATACAGTGATGGAAGAAGTCAACAGCCATCCAAACAAGCACATAAGGGTTACCAGAGATGAtcaaccaccaccaccttctTAG